A genomic region of Metopolophium dirhodum isolate CAU chromosome 1, ASM1992520v1, whole genome shotgun sequence contains the following coding sequences:
- the LOC132934223 gene encoding uncharacterized protein LOC132934223, which produces MAHYQATTTICENMKNRLGNVEIEEICSLFIQQFSRATLPYLNEIKANHRSLMLAINNDDNRVRRRLGQTFRRKANVLYGVCSKIDVEFIINQITELNRSKVPSKSNIPEKIRFLQAEVNNSTQQLELQQQKVEQNLQYLQVQTNLTIQNLNKLAFRTKVLEQSLLFELVLNKYAYETQNLISIINTALDGKIHTSVFTPQHIIKELLEIKVDLPIGNTFPLEVNIESLNEILRISEKNIFLKDNYLIYVIEIPLITSEEYSIYHPIPLPIPHSEQTIFLVDPEIDYLGVSRDNENFIALDNAKWEECTTLKPYKVCRGNQHVQHCAESDVCVVSLLVNNQFNPDYCKFKFVSLKAPIWHQLVQTNSWIYYTQREVGTITCTNPTENSKIEIEGVGRITIPPFCKINLRNSILFSNNKASRDSHSDIIPENSKNEPLHTLADIVKTIIPQNLTNKILIQNLNQLTNKAVELNELSHTQAEPSLIFNINIHVIVIYIIVILTILTTSILSFSLRKNVTKIYNPEIPEA; this is translated from the coding sequence ATGGCTCACTATCAAGCAACCACGACcatttgtgaaaatatgaagAATAGACTTGGTAATGTGGAAATTGAGGAGATTTGCTCTCTGTTTATACAACAATTTTCTAGAGCAACTTTGCCCTATTTAAACGAGATCAAAGCTAATCACAGAAGTCTTATGTTAGCcattaataatgatgataatagaGTTCGACGGAGATTGGGGCAGACATTCAGGCGTAAGGCCAACGTTCTGTATGGTGTATGCTCAAAGATTGATGTTGAAttcattataaatcaaataacagAACTAAATCGAAGCAAAGTACCTAGCAAAAGCAATATTCCGGAAAAGATCAGATTCTTACAAGCAGAAGTAAATAACTCTACACAACAATTAGAACTTCAACAACAAAAAGTAGAACAAAACCTCCAGTACCTACAAGTACAAACAAATCTTACTATCCAAAACCTTAATAAATTGGCATTCCGAACCAAAGTATTAGAACAATCATTACTATTTGAACTAGTTTTAAACAAGTACGCTTATGAAACCCAGAACCTTATCTCCATAATAAATACAGCATTAGATGGAAAAATTCACACTAGTGTCTTTACTCCACAGCACATTATTAAAGAACTTCTCGAAATTAAGGTAGACTTGCCGATTGGAAATACTTTTCCATTGGAAGTTAATATAGAATCTCTTAATGAAATCCTCCGAATCTCTGAAAAAAACATATTCTTAAAAGACAACTATCTTATCTACGTCATAGAAATCCCACTAATTACCAGTGaggaatatagtatataccaccCTATACCTTTACCCATACCCCACAGTGAACAAACCATTTTCTTAGTCGACCCTGAAATAGATTATTTAGGTGTAAGCAGAGACAACGAAAATTTTATTGCTTTAGATAACGCAAAGTGGGAAGAATGTACAACATTAAAGCCCTATAAAGTTTGTAGAGGTAATCAACATGTACAGCATTGTGCAGAATCAGATGTATGTGTAGTTTCATTACTAgtgaataatcaatttaatccaGACTATTGCAAATTCAAATTCGTTTCATTAAAAGCCCCTATATGGCATCAGTTAGTGCAAACTAATTCATGGATCTATTATACCCAACGGGAAGTAGGTACCATCACTTGCACAAATCCAACAGAAAATTCCAAGATAGAAATTGAGGGCGTAGGTAGAATAACTATACCcccattttgtaaaattaatctcagaaactctatattattttctaataacaaAGCTAGTAGGGATAGTCATTCAGATATTATACCAGAAAATTCTAAGAATGAACCGTTACACACATTGGCAGATATAGTCAAAACAATTATTCCTCAAAACCTCACTAATAAAatcctaattcaaaatttgaaccaaCTGACTAATAAAGCAGTTGAGTTAAATGAACTTTCACATACCCAAGCTGAACCttcattaattttcaacatTAACATTCACGTTattgtcatttatattattgtaatactaacaatattaacaactagtatattaagttttagtttaagaaaaaatgtcacaaaaatATACAACCCTGAAATACCAGAAGCATGA